The proteins below come from a single Myripristis murdjan chromosome 10, fMyrMur1.1, whole genome shotgun sequence genomic window:
- the LOC115366509 gene encoding uncharacterized protein LOC115366509, with product MYGKHCTLMEKPVLFSLTENANTEEINIPSSVPSQQFKDNWKKRLSFHNKMAFLSGIMEQHNNEVKEDATCDTASSSRIQQLCDIYMTQMDTNKQTAFAVAVMENDQVYLFDKVYPSDRRVTNKFRHSEEILIQNIEKYLLKNENYKEKMPKELFIFTTNSPCLGRKDKKSKKVQKENKSQDEDLHKNNIQGSGSCLLQLLDKSFEWKSKYGFKTHVAYKNFWGFAGPDYFDDVAFDSDSCLGVGHHDSEECKRTPFKLKHQVLKETIKESKIFHTLADVPGEERNSLKDHLIHARHQLMSLAESSVSLYQEHLNRGRQKIASFTFHPQVHDEVCGRLEKSWAETVKMCSVIPLREKITSEFNRKIVELFQHDLKTYFGKESPLLLYHIPHNCLYVIATTTTTYSSSSDNHTVTVAKTIDPGTHTVCSPLRL from the coding sequence ATGTATGGGAAACACTGCACTTTGATGGAAAAACCAGTACTATTTTCTTTGACAGAAAATGCCAACACAGAAGAAATTAATATACCTTCAAGTGTTCCTAGTCAACAATTTAAagacaactggaaaaaaagactaagctttcataataaaatggcatttcttAGCGGCATCATGGAACAGCATAACAATGAAGTGAAGGAGGACGCTACCTGTGATACGGCCAGTTCCTCACGTATACAACAGCTCTGCGACATATACATGACACAAATGGACACTAACAAGCAAACTGCATTTGCTGTGGCAGTCATGGAAAACGATCAAGTTTACCTTTTTGATAAAGTTTATCCAAGCGACAGAAGAGTTACAAACAAATTCCGTCATAGTGAGGAAATATTAATCCAGAATATCGAAAAATATCTcctcaaaaatgaaaactacaaagaaaaaatgccaaaagAGCTTTTCATTTTTACCACCAACAGTCCATGTTTaggaagaaaagataaaaaatcaaagaaagttcaaaaagaaaacaagtctCAAGACGAAGACCTACACAAAAATAATATCCAGGGTTCTGGCTCTTGCTTGCTTCAGCTTCTTGATAAATCCTTTGAATGGAAAAGTAAATATGGATTTAAAACTCATGTGGCCTACAAGAACTTCTGGGGTTTTGCTGGTCCAGACTATTTTGACGATGTTGCTTTTGACAGTGATTCCTGTCTCGGTGTTGGTCATCATGATTCTGAGGAATGCAAGAGGACCCCTTTCAAATTGAAACATCAGGTGTTAAAAGAAACGATCAAGGAGAGTAAAATATTCCACACACTCGCTGACGTGCcaggagaagaaagaaattcACTTAAAGATCATCTGATACATGCTCGTCATCAGCTGATGTCACTGGCAGAGAGCAGTGTCAGTTTGTACCAGGAACATTTAAACAGAGGAAGGCAGAAGATTGCATCTTTCACATTTCACCCACAAGTGCACGATGAAGTTTGTGGCAGGTTAGAGAAAAGCTGGGCTGAAACGGTTAAGATGTGCTCAGTGATACCACTTagagaaaaaataacttcaGAATTTAACAGAAAAATTGTCGAGCTTTTTCAGCATgatttgaaaacatattttggaAAAGAGAGCCCCCTATTGCTTTACCATATTCCTCACAACTGTTTGTATGTCAtcgcaactactactactacttattCCTCCTCTTCTGACAACCACACTGTGACTGTGGCGAAAACTATTGACCCCGGTACTCACACTGTATGCAGCCCCCTACGCCTGTGA